A genomic segment from Pseudoduganella chitinolytica encodes:
- a CDS encoding protein phosphatase 2C domain-containing protein encodes MDTAPHAPPLALDTVCDGASAGHNEDLIAVFEHAGVTDVLVLDGATSVADADYVDPARGDVTWFVHEFCRQLEPHLRRERAQGDSALLALAGVRAAFHARTAGSTVPAFAWPIAALTWLRFLRAGDTYTVHAWCVGDCKTLLFDGAASIGDLDPYVNPQEAILQAQVATLAQAGIVEPAARKAALLPMLRARRVEQNMAAAPTILCLSPQGPIAARTFTVPLAPGAAVIAMTDGFYRLVDPYRLLTAGELARRCVADGAASVLAQLRAFEADQGRADALAVKRADDAAAAVCRVPAAS; translated from the coding sequence ATGGACACCGCGCCGCATGCCCCGCCGCTGGCGCTCGATACCGTCTGCGACGGTGCGAGCGCGGGCCATAACGAAGACCTGATCGCCGTGTTCGAACACGCTGGCGTGACCGACGTGCTGGTGCTGGACGGTGCCACGTCCGTGGCCGATGCCGACTACGTCGACCCGGCCCGCGGCGACGTGACCTGGTTCGTCCACGAATTTTGCCGCCAGCTCGAACCGCACCTGCGGCGCGAACGCGCGCAAGGCGACAGCGCGTTGCTGGCGCTGGCCGGCGTGCGTGCCGCATTCCACGCCCGCACGGCCGGCAGCACCGTCCCCGCCTTCGCCTGGCCCATCGCCGCGCTGACCTGGCTGCGTTTCCTCCGTGCCGGCGACACGTACACCGTGCACGCATGGTGCGTGGGCGACTGCAAGACGCTGCTGTTCGATGGCGCCGCATCGATCGGCGACCTCGATCCCTACGTCAATCCGCAGGAAGCCATCCTGCAGGCCCAGGTGGCCACGCTGGCGCAGGCCGGCATCGTCGAACCGGCCGCCCGCAAGGCCGCGCTGTTGCCGATGCTGCGCGCGCGGCGCGTGGAACAGAACATGGCCGCGGCGCCCACGATACTGTGCTTGTCACCGCAGGGGCCGATCGCGGCGCGCACGTTCACGGTGCCGCTGGCGCCCGGCGCGGCCGTCATCGCGATGACGGACGGCTTCTACCGGCTGGTCGACCCCTACCGACTGCTGACGGCGGGCGAGCTGGCGCGCCGTTGCGTCGCGGACGGCGCGGCCAGCGTGCTGGCCCAGCTGCGCGCCTTTGAGGCGGACCAGGGCCGCGCGGACGCCCTCGCGGTCAAGCGCGCCGACGACGCCGCGGCAGCCGTGTGCCGGGTGCCGGCGGCCAGTTGA
- a CDS encoding DNA-3-methyladenine glycosylase I produces the protein MPNHAEPSAHYQRCRWANPANPRYLAYHDEEWGVPCHDELRLFEMLNLEGAQAGLSWETILNKRETYRAAFDGWDAHRIAAYGPDKVAQLLADPGIVRNRLKVAAAIANAQAYLRLRAQGQTLDSFLWAYVDGQPLQNAGDFPAKTALSDRISKDLAKLGFKFVGSTIVYAYMQGIGMVNDHAATCFRQRECARLAP, from the coding sequence ATGCCCAATCACGCCGAACCGTCCGCCCACTACCAGCGCTGCCGCTGGGCCAATCCCGCCAACCCCCGCTACCTGGCCTACCACGACGAGGAATGGGGCGTGCCCTGCCACGACGAGCTGCGCCTGTTCGAGATGCTGAACCTGGAAGGGGCGCAGGCCGGCCTGTCGTGGGAAACGATCCTGAACAAGCGCGAGACGTACCGCGCCGCGTTCGATGGCTGGGATGCGCACAGGATCGCCGCCTATGGCCCGGACAAGGTGGCGCAGTTGCTGGCCGACCCCGGCATCGTGCGCAACCGCCTGAAGGTGGCCGCGGCGATCGCCAACGCCCAGGCCTACCTGCGCCTGCGCGCGCAAGGGCAGACGCTGGACAGCTTCCTGTGGGCCTACGTCGACGGCCAGCCCCTGCAGAACGCCGGCGACTTCCCGGCGAAGACGGCGCTGTCCGACCGCATCTCGAAGGACCTGGCGAAACTAGGCTTCAAGTTCGTCGGCTCGACGATCGTCTACGCCTACATGCAGGGCATCGGCATGGTCAACGACCATGCCGCCACGTGCTTCCGGCAGCGCGAGTGCGCGCGGCTGGCGCCCTGA
- the mnmC gene encoding FAD-dependent 5-carboxymethylaminomethyl-2-thiouridine(34) oxidoreductase MnmC translates to MRHVVLDTGFGHGERLAAARAAGAPLHYIAVLATLPPAQAIADETLRAAWPTAVAGLHRLLLDAGRTTLDILLGDVEANLGEVTARVDEFIVPAPLASPRVLGKLAVPDARLAACDGDDAWRRGLRAAGFSWGDDGTAPGWLEARYTSRKPQPPRPAPPERSAIVIGAGVAGSAACERLCARGWQVTLLERHAEPATEASGNRAGIFMPLLSRDDNIPTRLTRAAYLYALRHWQRLGGLSPTGALMLGEQCGVLQLARDGEHAALQREVVEQWGYPEAFVRWLDAGAATSLLGAATPYGAWLFGQGGWANPASTCRAMLAACGDRLRRVFRAEAVRLERRDGLWHAVGPDGAVLASAVHAIVANGAGALTLAQTATLPLYTMRGQVTHVAAPDFTALPLVVCREAYMTPPVDGIVSVGATYDKDAERTLRAASQEENLARAREILGPARVPDSLPLQGRVGLRCMAPDRLPLVGALPDYAAPGRPERLRDVARLPNLHGLLGYASRGLIWAPLAAELLACMLEDEPLPLEAGLAAALDPARFLLKERKRLATGSVASAP, encoded by the coding sequence ATGCGCCACGTCGTCCTCGACACTGGCTTCGGCCATGGCGAACGGCTGGCCGCGGCGCGCGCCGCCGGCGCGCCGCTGCACTACATCGCCGTGCTCGCCACCTTGCCGCCGGCGCAAGCCATCGCCGACGAAACGCTGCGTGCCGCCTGGCCGACAGCCGTGGCGGGCCTGCACCGGCTGCTGCTGGACGCCGGCCGTACTACGCTCGACATCCTGCTGGGCGACGTCGAGGCGAACCTGGGCGAAGTGACGGCCCGCGTCGACGAGTTCATCGTGCCGGCCCCGCTGGCGTCGCCGCGGGTGCTGGGCAAGCTGGCGGTGCCGGATGCCCGGCTGGCCGCCTGCGACGGCGACGACGCCTGGCGCCGCGGCTTGCGCGCGGCCGGCTTTTCGTGGGGCGACGACGGCACGGCGCCGGGTTGGCTGGAAGCGCGCTACACCAGCCGCAAGCCGCAGCCGCCCCGGCCGGCGCCGCCCGAGCGCAGCGCCATCGTCATCGGCGCCGGCGTGGCGGGCAGCGCCGCGTGTGAGCGCCTGTGCGCGCGCGGCTGGCAGGTGACGTTGCTGGAACGGCATGCCGAACCGGCCACCGAGGCTTCCGGCAACCGGGCCGGCATCTTCATGCCGCTGCTGTCGCGCGACGACAATATCCCGACCCGGCTGACCCGGGCGGCCTACCTGTACGCGCTGCGCCACTGGCAGCGCCTGGGCGGGCTGTCGCCCACGGGCGCACTGATGCTGGGCGAGCAATGCGGCGTGCTGCAACTGGCGCGCGACGGCGAGCATGCGGCCTTGCAGCGCGAGGTCGTCGAACAATGGGGCTACCCGGAAGCATTCGTGCGCTGGCTCGATGCCGGCGCGGCCACCAGCCTGCTCGGTGCCGCCACGCCGTACGGCGCGTGGCTGTTCGGCCAGGGCGGCTGGGCCAATCCGGCGTCGACCTGCCGTGCCATGCTGGCCGCTTGCGGCGACCGGCTGCGCCGGGTCTTCCGTGCCGAAGCCGTGCGGCTGGAACGGCGCGACGGCCTGTGGCACGCCGTCGGCCCGGACGGTGCCGTGCTGGCCAGTGCCGTCCACGCCATCGTCGCCAACGGTGCCGGCGCGCTGACCCTGGCGCAGACAGCGACGCTGCCGCTGTACACGATGCGTGGCCAGGTCACGCACGTCGCCGCGCCGGACTTTACTGCGCTGCCGCTGGTGGTCTGCCGCGAGGCCTACATGACGCCGCCAGTGGACGGCATCGTCAGCGTGGGGGCGACCTACGACAAGGATGCCGAGCGCACGCTGCGCGCCGCCAGCCAGGAAGAGAACCTGGCGCGGGCGCGCGAGATCCTGGGGCCGGCGCGGGTACCGGACAGCCTGCCGCTGCAGGGCCGCGTTGGCCTGCGCTGCATGGCGCCGGACCGGTTGCCGCTGGTGGGGGCGCTGCCCGACTACGCGGCGCCAGGCCGGCCGGAGCGCCTGCGCGACGTGGCACGCTTGCCAAACCTGCATGGGCTGCTGGGCTACGCGTCGCGCGGCTTGATCTGGGCGCCCCTGGCGGCCGAGCTGCTGGCGTGCATGCTGGAAGACGAACCCCTGCCGCTGGAAGCGGGCCTGGCGGCGGCGCTGGACCCGGCCCGCTTTTTGTTGAAAGAGCGCAAACGCCTTGCCACCGGAAGTGTCGCAAGCGCGCCATAA
- a CDS encoding sensor histidine kinase, translated as MKNSISVLGGTLENLLDHGKPADQGDPAYPQMAHMLYQTRRLSDNLMQLLALYKEVGKPTYPFEPNTVPVRELVQQVAGQARVLLESKQIVLELEFDGDLLWTFDEDLVIGVLAHAVNNAVRYTRDRIRLTIAERDGMLELAVADNGTGFPPSMLEAGTLVGQGVNFLTNSSGLGLFFASEVARMHKRRQAVGAIRLENGGPLGGGRFVLTLP; from the coding sequence ATGAAAAATTCGATCAGCGTCCTGGGCGGCACGCTGGAGAACCTGCTCGATCACGGCAAGCCGGCGGACCAGGGCGACCCCGCCTATCCGCAGATGGCGCACATGCTGTACCAGACGCGCCGCCTGTCCGACAACCTGATGCAGCTGCTGGCCCTGTACAAGGAGGTGGGCAAGCCCACCTATCCGTTCGAGCCGAACACGGTACCCGTGCGCGAACTGGTGCAGCAGGTGGCGGGGCAGGCGCGCGTGCTGCTCGAATCGAAGCAGATCGTGCTGGAGCTGGAGTTCGATGGCGACCTGCTGTGGACCTTCGACGAAGATCTCGTCATCGGCGTGCTGGCGCATGCCGTCAACAACGCCGTACGCTACACGCGCGACCGCATCCGCCTGACGATCGCCGAACGCGACGGCATGCTGGAACTGGCCGTGGCCGACAACGGCACGGGTTTCCCGCCGTCGATGCTGGAGGCGGGCACGCTGGTGGGCCAGGGCGTCAACTTCCTCACCAACAGCAGCGGCCTGGGGTTGTTCTTCGCCAGCGAGGTGGCGCGCATGCACAAGCGGCGCCAGGCCGTCGGCGCCATCCGGCTGGAGAACGGCGGTCCGCTGGGCGGCGGGCGCTTCGTGCTGACGTTGCCATGA
- a CDS encoding tetratricopeptide repeat-containing response regulator: MTTTYITASGAPSADIADVDWAEKRYLIVDDFVGIRQLLRESLRNIGAKHIDQASSGGEAMTLLLRTHYDVVLCDFNLGEGKNGQQVLEEARVRNLMIPSSVWLMVSAEKSVESVMGAAEHQPDAYVIKPITEGVLLTRLNRVWHKKQVFREIDAAYIEKDYLRAAKLCDAQVAQHKVHEIDLMRLKASLLLKAGEPDKARTVYERLLEEREYNWARTGLGRIRLANGDHEAARQMFQGVIAENRFYIDAYDQLAGALTLLGRHEDACGVLEKAAKLSPNSVPRQRSLGNTALRLGNIPLAEHAFRKCIAIGEYSIARTVDAYLGMARVCGMKGDIKEALRLLAAAQRDFPGDVVQLRSKITEGLVYHESGDFRRARKSGDELEALLQRESKRPQTATCIEMATLLFAVGVKDAPVELLCHVIRNNHDNPVLVEEVQKIFDKARMGDEGMEYIAGARREANEIMNKGVLLWKTGKLEEAVEWMRDARVRLPDNMRILFNSAQMLINHMQLHGYDEALMVEANGVLMHVDELAAGQQRFAQLVEQLQMLIPGRAETPEAIDAEIDALRGVAEAPAA; encoded by the coding sequence ATGACGACCACCTACATCACCGCCAGCGGCGCGCCCAGCGCGGACATCGCCGATGTCGACTGGGCCGAGAAGCGCTACCTGATCGTCGACGATTTCGTCGGCATCCGCCAGTTGCTGCGCGAGTCGCTGCGCAATATCGGCGCCAAGCACATCGACCAGGCGTCGTCCGGCGGCGAGGCGATGACGCTGCTGCTGCGCACCCACTACGACGTGGTGCTGTGCGACTTCAACCTGGGCGAAGGCAAGAACGGCCAGCAGGTATTGGAGGAGGCGCGGGTGCGCAACCTGATGATCCCCAGCAGCGTGTGGCTGATGGTGTCGGCCGAGAAAAGCGTGGAATCCGTCATGGGCGCGGCCGAGCACCAGCCGGACGCCTACGTCATCAAGCCCATCACGGAAGGCGTGCTGCTGACGCGCCTGAACCGCGTCTGGCATAAAAAGCAGGTGTTCCGCGAGATCGACGCGGCCTACATCGAGAAGGACTACCTGCGCGCGGCCAAGCTGTGCGACGCCCAGGTGGCGCAGCACAAGGTGCATGAGATCGACCTGATGCGCTTGAAGGCAAGCCTCTTGCTGAAGGCCGGGGAGCCGGACAAGGCGCGCACCGTCTACGAGCGGCTGCTGGAAGAGCGCGAGTACAACTGGGCGCGCACGGGCCTGGGCAGGATCCGCCTGGCCAACGGCGACCACGAGGCCGCGCGCCAGATGTTCCAGGGCGTGATCGCGGAGAACCGTTTTTATATCGACGCGTACGACCAGCTGGCCGGCGCGCTGACCTTGCTGGGCCGGCACGAGGACGCGTGCGGCGTGCTGGAGAAGGCCGCCAAGCTGTCGCCCAACTCCGTGCCGCGCCAGCGCAGCCTGGGCAACACGGCGCTGCGGCTGGGGAACATCCCGCTGGCGGAACACGCCTTCCGCAAGTGCATCGCCATCGGCGAATACTCGATCGCCCGCACGGTGGACGCGTATCTCGGCATGGCGCGCGTATGCGGCATGAAGGGCGACATCAAGGAGGCGTTGCGGCTGCTGGCGGCCGCCCAGCGCGATTTTCCCGGCGACGTGGTGCAGTTGCGCAGCAAGATCACCGAGGGCCTGGTTTACCACGAGAGCGGCGATTTCCGGCGCGCCCGCAAGTCCGGCGACGAACTCGAAGCGCTGCTGCAACGCGAATCGAAGCGCCCGCAGACGGCGACCTGTATCGAGATGGCGACCTTGCTGTTCGCGGTCGGCGTCAAGGATGCCCCAGTGGAGCTGCTGTGCCACGTGATTCGCAACAACCATGACAATCCCGTGCTGGTGGAAGAAGTGCAGAAGATCTTCGACAAGGCGCGCATGGGCGACGAAGGCATGGAATACATCGCGGGGGCGCGGCGCGAGGCCAACGAAATCATGAACAAGGGCGTGCTGCTGTGGAAAACCGGGAAGCTGGAGGAAGCGGTGGAATGGATGCGCGATGCCCGCGTGCGCCTGCCGGACAATATGCGGATCCTGTTCAATTCGGCGCAGATGCTGATCAACCACATGCAGCTGCACGGGTACGACGAGGCGCTGATGGTCGAGGCGAACGGTGTGCTGATGCACGTCGATGAGCTGGCGGCGGGCCAGCAGCGCTTCGCCCAGCTGGTGGAGCAGCTGCAGATGCTGATCCCGGGGCGGGCCGAGACGCCCGAGGCGATCGATGCGGAGATCGATGCGTTGCGGGGCGTGGCCGAGGCGCCCGCGGCTTAG
- a CDS encoding PhaM family polyhydroxyalkanoate granule multifunctional regulatory protein: MPNIPGAAAMTDTLDFVKNLWGSMGVPGMSLPSLATPTLSVDELDKKINDLKAVESWLNLNTAMLRSSIQALEVQRNTIATLKSMGQTMAEAMQQPGRQDANPYTAAFFQHFDATKTGATKPAEETKAMLKPDAAAAATAQMANPTAWWNLLQEQFKQAVSSAMVPDQGGKVSPTAPVPTAQDNSAPPADAADGDAAARKPAARKGVAPRPKE; the protein is encoded by the coding sequence ATGCCAAATATCCCCGGCGCCGCCGCGATGACGGATACGCTGGATTTCGTGAAGAACCTGTGGGGCAGCATGGGCGTGCCCGGCATGTCGCTGCCGAGCCTGGCCACGCCCACGCTGTCCGTCGATGAACTGGACAAGAAGATCAACGACCTGAAGGCGGTCGAGTCCTGGCTGAACCTGAACACGGCCATGCTGCGCAGCAGTATCCAGGCCCTGGAAGTGCAGCGCAACACCATCGCCACGTTGAAGTCGATGGGCCAGACGATGGCCGAGGCGATGCAGCAGCCCGGCCGCCAGGACGCCAACCCGTACACCGCCGCGTTCTTCCAGCACTTCGACGCCACCAAGACGGGCGCCACCAAGCCGGCCGAGGAGACGAAGGCCATGCTGAAGCCCGACGCCGCCGCGGCGGCGACCGCGCAGATGGCCAATCCCACCGCGTGGTGGAACCTGTTGCAGGAGCAGTTCAAGCAGGCCGTGAGTTCGGCGATGGTGCCGGACCAGGGCGGCAAGGTCTCGCCAACGGCGCCCGTGCCGACCGCGCAGGACAACAGCGCGCCGCCGGCGGATGCCGCCGATGGCGATGCGGCCGCGCGCAAGCCGGCCGCCAGGAAGGGCGTGGCGCCGCGGCCGAAGGAGTAG
- a CDS encoding DUF3108 domain-containing protein, with protein sequence MPAQAPEPAPAPPAAPAPEVPAAGRRFRVNVPPPAAFELEVQRTDADGRKWSGVADMRWQTDGSTYKVGLNVGISMLIARVDLLALISEGTIDDAGIAPVKMTEKRRTRSMTATHFHPDERRITFSASAASVPLLAGAQDKATVPFQLAAIGRGDVNQFAGDIDIQVGEDRGATIYRFQLVGEEELETRMGRLVTWRLARPPRPGSYNARLDIWLAPSLDWYPVQIRNTEGNGAVTTQTVTKILRPQ encoded by the coding sequence GTGCCAGCACAGGCACCGGAACCGGCGCCCGCCCCGCCAGCCGCGCCCGCGCCGGAGGTTCCTGCGGCCGGTCGGCGGTTCCGCGTCAACGTACCGCCCCCTGCCGCGTTTGAACTGGAGGTGCAGCGTACGGATGCGGACGGACGCAAGTGGTCCGGTGTCGCGGACATGCGCTGGCAGACGGACGGCAGCACGTACAAGGTGGGCCTGAACGTGGGCATCAGCATGCTGATCGCGCGCGTCGACCTGCTGGCGCTGATCAGCGAGGGCACCATCGACGATGCCGGCATCGCCCCGGTAAAGATGACGGAGAAGCGCCGCACGCGTTCCATGACGGCCACGCACTTCCACCCGGACGAGCGGCGCATCACGTTTTCCGCCAGCGCCGCCAGCGTGCCGCTGCTGGCCGGGGCACAGGACAAGGCCACGGTGCCGTTCCAGCTGGCCGCCATCGGCCGCGGCGACGTCAACCAGTTCGCCGGCGACATCGACATCCAGGTGGGCGAGGATCGGGGAGCGACGATCTACCGCTTCCAGCTGGTGGGCGAGGAGGAGCTGGAGACGAGGATGGGGCGCCTCGTCACGTGGCGGCTGGCCCGCCCGCCGCGCCCGGGCAGCTACAACGCCCGGCTCGACATCTGGCTGGCGCCCAGCCTGGACTGGTATCCGGTGCAGATCCGCAACACGGAAGGCAATGGCGCCGTGACGACGCAGACGGTCACGAAGATTTTGCGGCCGCAGTAA